One window of the Candidatus Chryseobacterium colombiense genome contains the following:
- a CDS encoding ferritin-like protein yields the protein MRQRLINKTEPQETASLQDSKIMGRSAAVVTDALSLQSLLFDPTISKADWTEGLKHHSKTLTNLLLNEQKDQFDQYLSSQFGTEISELKPEDLSVQPNTEVKKEGLVNINYKPILQDLLQTAILIEHSTIPPYLTALYSIKDGTNALASQIIRSVAVEEMLHMIMVCNVMNAVSIQPSVNRPQNYPSYPMKLPMNIYFYVGLETFSTNSIATFIAIESPSSPLVKAPKYHEELEPTVSFAKRAAVQENNHWTLENMKGFIMENVHTIGEYYDVLFFYIVVFQIIAYYKEHRSLPQNFKELNTGGIFTGDPAKQIRPEQYYGSGGKLHAVEALTGVIAVFQEIKGQGEGADDSIFDVDPSQFEEGAELAHYFRFKEVFHEHFYVGGDYRPFTDENGMMPVTTPPVGKPLPVDWSAAYPMKPNPKMADYQANPQLYAQGKAFNQTYKSLLDAIQAAVEGNAKELEKSIMYMYALKEQAIGLMSQPLNSTQNAGPTFEYPTN from the coding sequence ATGAGACAGAGACTTATCAATAAAACGGAACCTCAGGAAACAGCTTCTTTACAGGACTCCAAGATTATGGGTAGAAGTGCGGCAGTAGTTACAGATGCGCTTTCCTTACAATCCTTATTATTTGATCCTACTATAAGCAAAGCAGATTGGACAGAAGGATTAAAACACCACAGCAAAACGCTTACAAATCTTTTATTAAATGAACAGAAAGATCAATTTGACCAATATTTAAGCTCACAGTTCGGAACAGAAATCTCTGAATTAAAGCCTGAAGATTTATCTGTTCAGCCCAATACTGAGGTTAAAAAGGAAGGTTTAGTCAACATTAATTATAAACCCATATTGCAGGATCTTTTACAGACCGCGATTCTGATTGAGCATTCTACAATTCCGCCTTACCTTACTGCTTTGTATTCCATTAAAGACGGAACCAATGCACTAGCTTCACAAATCATCCGAAGTGTTGCAGTAGAAGAAATGCTCCACATGATCATGGTTTGTAATGTGATGAATGCGGTAAGCATACAACCTTCCGTAAACAGACCTCAGAATTATCCATCTTATCCGATGAAATTGCCTATGAATATTTACTTCTACGTTGGGCTGGAAACTTTTTCAACAAACAGTATTGCGACCTTTATTGCCATTGAAAGTCCGAGCAGTCCACTGGTAAAAGCTCCGAAATATCATGAAGAATTAGAACCAACCGTTTCATTTGCTAAAAGAGCTGCCGTACAGGAAAATAATCACTGGACGCTTGAAAATATGAAAGGCTTCATCATGGAAAATGTTCATACCATCGGTGAATATTATGATGTATTATTCTTTTACATTGTTGTTTTCCAAATCATCGCTTATTACAAAGAACATAGGAGTCTTCCTCAGAATTTTAAAGAATTGAATACGGGAGGAATTTTCACAGGAGATCCCGCCAAGCAAATCCGTCCTGAGCAATATTACGGAAGTGGCGGGAAATTACACGCTGTTGAAGCTTTAACTGGGGTAATCGCAGTTTTCCAGGAGATCAAAGGTCAGGGTGAAGGTGCTGATGATTCTATCTTTGATGTAGACCCTTCTCAGTTTGAAGAAGGCGCAGAACTGGCGCATTATTTCAGATTTAAAGAAGTATTTCATGAGCATTTCTACGTGGGGGGAGATTACAGGCCTTTTACCGATGAAAACGGAATGATGCCGGTAACGACACCGCCTGTCGGAAAACCACTTCCTGTTGACTGGAGTGCAGCTTACCCTATGAAACCTAACCCCAAAATGGCCGATTATCAGGCAAATCCACAACTTTATGCACAGGGAAAGGCATTCAATCAAACCTATAAAAGCTTATTAGATGCCATCCAGGCTGCAGTAGAAGGCAATGCAAAGGAGCTCGAAAAATCAATCATGTATATGTATGCGCTAAAAGAGCAGGCAATCGGGTTGATGAGCCAGCCTCTAAATTCCACTCAAAATGCAGGTCCCACATTTGAATACCCTACAAACTAA
- a CDS encoding GMC family oxidoreductase — protein sequence MSQTDNKKDVIIVGTGIAGSLIAKLLTDHVFDTKKGKMIHRADAQKGDEVRELSILMFEAGLEAGLELDSVSSMTNYNEYMRTFYLQEAKVPNSPYPNLKQAPSPNVLDMEPIVPPFPDKKGYLVQFGPMPFASDAIRVGGGTTLHWLGTTPRMLPNDFHLKEKYGRGMDWPINYDILKPYYEMAEFEIGVSGDVSKQEYPISESMEQYYGDYVFPMEEIPQSYMDQKIIEGLAGTSVQLNFENIPLMLVPSPQGRNSIPNPKYGKTKIIKAETSEAGYKLVLDSSEKEEYKALGAVWNPYMGERCEGNASCVPICPVQAKYNALKTLKKALYKVNDNENLSRNPYIEVKAQSVVYKLSVNQNDKDKISKVHLRKYISREKTDFVEDVIDTSDSIVILAANAFENPKILLNSKYMVTENGQKVEKTVANRSDQVGRNLMDHMVMLTWGLFPEPVYSYRGPGSTTNISSFRDGNFRSEFSAWISPLDNWGWSWPTFSPGSDLSEFLNDGLFGAELKEALTYRLSRQVLFHFEIEQLPNPKNRVTINDQYLDVLGIPRPVIHYELTDYEMRAMEQAKLASDQMFERLGIEDFTKYNATDNNTFMYNNVRYSYNGAGHIVGTHRMGSTPDDSVTNSYCKSWDHPNLYIVGAGNMTTLGTSNPTLTLSAFTIRSVESILADLETKLKN from the coding sequence ATGAGCCAGACAGACAACAAAAAAGATGTAATCATCGTAGGAACGGGGATTGCAGGGTCACTGATCGCCAAATTACTGACCGATCATGTATTCGATACTAAAAAAGGAAAAATGATTCACCGTGCAGATGCCCAAAAAGGAGATGAAGTCCGGGAACTCTCAATCCTGATGTTTGAAGCCGGTCTGGAAGCGGGACTTGAACTCGATTCCGTGTCTTCGATGACGAATTATAACGAGTATATGCGTACTTTTTATTTACAGGAAGCCAAAGTTCCGAATTCTCCTTATCCCAATTTAAAACAGGCTCCCTCTCCCAATGTGTTAGATATGGAACCTATCGTTCCCCCGTTTCCTGATAAGAAAGGATATCTGGTTCAGTTTGGCCCAATGCCCTTTGCAAGTGATGCAATCCGGGTGGGAGGCGGAACTACCCTTCACTGGCTGGGAACAACGCCAAGAATGCTTCCTAATGACTTCCATTTAAAGGAAAAATACGGAAGAGGAATGGACTGGCCCATCAATTATGACATCTTAAAGCCCTACTACGAAATGGCCGAATTTGAGATCGGCGTTTCAGGTGATGTTTCAAAACAGGAATATCCGATTTCTGAAAGCATGGAACAGTACTACGGAGATTATGTTTTCCCGATGGAAGAAATTCCACAAAGCTATATGGATCAGAAGATCATAGAAGGGCTTGCCGGAACAAGTGTTCAGTTAAATTTTGAAAATATCCCGTTGATGCTTGTTCCCTCTCCACAAGGAAGAAATTCTATTCCCAATCCGAAATACGGAAAAACAAAAATCATTAAGGCCGAAACATCAGAAGCAGGCTATAAATTAGTTTTGGACAGTTCCGAAAAAGAAGAATACAAAGCATTGGGTGCAGTCTGGAATCCTTATATGGGAGAGCGTTGTGAAGGAAATGCCTCATGTGTTCCGATCTGTCCTGTTCAGGCTAAATACAATGCTTTAAAAACACTGAAAAAAGCATTATATAAAGTAAATGACAATGAAAATCTTTCGCGTAACCCATACATTGAAGTGAAAGCTCAGAGTGTAGTTTACAAATTAAGTGTAAATCAGAATGACAAGGATAAAATTTCAAAAGTTCATCTGAGAAAATATATTTCAAGAGAAAAAACAGATTTTGTTGAAGATGTGATTGATACATCAGATTCCATCGTAATTCTTGCAGCAAATGCTTTTGAGAACCCTAAAATCCTATTGAATTCAAAATATATGGTAACTGAAAACGGCCAGAAAGTGGAAAAAACCGTTGCCAACAGAAGTGACCAGGTAGGAAGAAACCTGATGGATCACATGGTAATGCTAACTTGGGGACTTTTTCCGGAACCTGTTTATTCTTACAGAGGTCCGGGTTCTACAACCAATATTTCGTCTTTCCGTGACGGAAACTTCAGAAGTGAGTTTTCAGCCTGGATTTCTCCGCTAGACAACTGGGGATGGAGCTGGCCAACTTTCTCTCCCGGGTCTGATCTTTCTGAATTTTTAAATGATGGGCTTTTCGGAGCTGAACTAAAAGAAGCTTTAACCTACCGACTTTCGAGACAGGTGTTATTCCACTTTGAAATTGAGCAATTACCCAATCCAAAAAACAGAGTCACCATCAATGATCAATATCTGGATGTTTTGGGAATTCCCCGCCCGGTTATTCATTATGAGCTCACGGACTATGAAATGAGAGCTATGGAACAGGCAAAACTGGCTTCAGACCAGATGTTTGAAAGACTGGGTATTGAAGATTTCACCAAATACAATGCGACAGACAATAATACTTTCATGTACAATAATGTGAGATATTCTTATAACGGCGCTGGTCATATTGTAGGAACTCACAGAATGGGATCAACTCCTGACGATTCTGTGACAAACAGCTATTGCAAGTCGTGGGATCACCCGAATTTATACATTGTCGGAGCAGGAAACATGACAACTTTGGGAACCTCCAACCCTACTCTAACGTTATCGGCATTCACAATCCGTTCTGTAGAATCCATCTTAGCAGATCTGGAAACTAAATTAAAAAACTAA
- a CDS encoding condensation domain-containing protein, giving the protein MKRRLLFGERMLLGDGTEPFNTVIPFRLKGTFVLKDIQHALEKIQQKHPWLKAVIQHDEKNIPWFEVSEKVKIPIRILAKKEENDWLEESKNEWYKLFNYKEQPLMRFVWIKGEETSDMMFVFHHCLCDGGSAMAVLDEFLKLLDNPNYDIGVEDPILGIQDVVPNEILKSRGQQFKAKMIGRLAATGIKVIPVSKKSTDRQTDYLINWRFDKETSKELIDYCKSQKVTVNTFLCATILKAFQKIRKEKAFNKVSCPVDIRRFANQIKADHIFAFGLMIVVSLNKKFSFEENLKLMQEAVEKKTSKLNPYITMMVMESAHDALTNFTKLLKNGKSSNDCMFSNLGRIPIAHEYKEFTLENIFSPSVIGPLGNTTTMVTSTFRGEMDFSFMGSEGYLPHTDALAIRNEVITIIKNKLESLAIYD; this is encoded by the coding sequence ATGAAAAGAAGATTGTTATTTGGCGAGCGAATGTTACTTGGTGATGGAACAGAGCCTTTCAACACAGTAATTCCTTTCAGATTAAAAGGAACGTTTGTGTTGAAAGATATTCAGCATGCTTTAGAAAAAATTCAGCAAAAACATCCCTGGTTAAAGGCTGTTATTCAACATGATGAAAAAAATATTCCGTGGTTTGAAGTTTCAGAAAAAGTAAAAATTCCAATTAGAATTTTAGCTAAAAAAGAAGAAAACGACTGGCTGGAAGAATCTAAAAATGAGTGGTATAAACTATTCAATTACAAAGAACAGCCACTGATGCGATTTGTCTGGATAAAGGGTGAAGAAACTTCAGATATGATGTTTGTATTTCATCATTGCTTATGTGACGGTGGTTCTGCAATGGCTGTTCTGGATGAATTTTTAAAATTACTTGACAACCCTAATTATGATATTGGCGTTGAAGATCCAATTTTAGGAATCCAGGATGTTGTTCCCAACGAAATTCTCAAAAGCCGTGGACAACAATTTAAAGCAAAAATGATCGGAAGATTGGCAGCAACCGGAATTAAAGTTATTCCTGTCAGTAAAAAATCCACAGACCGGCAAACCGACTACCTTATCAACTGGAGATTTGATAAAGAAACAAGCAAGGAACTGATCGATTACTGTAAATCCCAAAAAGTAACCGTGAATACATTTCTGTGTGCAACCATTTTAAAGGCTTTTCAGAAAATCAGGAAAGAAAAGGCTTTTAATAAAGTTTCGTGCCCGGTTGATATCAGACGTTTTGCCAATCAGATCAAAGCTGATCATATTTTTGCTTTCGGATTAATGATTGTGGTTTCTTTAAACAAAAAATTCAGTTTTGAAGAAAATTTGAAACTGATGCAGGAAGCCGTAGAGAAAAAAACATCAAAGCTCAATCCTTATATCACCATGATGGTGATGGAGTCTGCTCATGATGCTCTGACGAATTTTACCAAATTACTGAAAAACGGAAAATCATCCAACGACTGTATGTTTTCTAATTTGGGACGTATTCCGATTGCCCATGAATACAAAGAATTCACGCTGGAAAACATTTTCAGCCCTTCTGTAATCGGTCCTTTAGGAAATACTACGACAATGGTGACCTCAACATTCCGGGGAGAAATGGATTTTTCTTTCATGGGAAGTGAAGGCTATCTGCCACATACTGATGCTTTGGCTATTCGTAACGAGGTCATTACCATCATAAAAAACAAACTGGAATCTTTAGCGATATATGATTAA
- a CDS encoding glycosyltransferase, whose protein sequence is MAKFVFIVPPLTGHVNPTLSIGATLLERGHQVAWISLDQNLKNKLPEGGELLLIQYDQTDEEKRESENYLDIISKKVVYGIDSIKFLYEDVLIPLNRHCYNGIIPLLKAYQPDLVIGDHQLFAASIAAKKLGFPYATTVTAPAAIKIMSELPKVHEWEEKQIIALQQELGVEENRALDCSDLLTLVLTSQYFFGEMDLESNYKFTGPVLTERRVSSDFDWEKFNSNPRKKILVSIGTTFDHEHKKAFFQKVVNAFKDENLTVVLVSDPQLFEQWPENFMVYQQVPQLELLPHLDGVVSHGGHNTVSETLSNGLPLVVIPIAYDQSHVAGRVVRTGAGERLNFNRFKANHLNEAVHNILTNPEYKKAAEIVRESFVEAGGSQTAANLLENAISNSTVEKTKSKFLFVVPPFFGHISPTLSVGASLIARGHEVKWFGITPLDNKHIPEGGSYFYPEQDLIPYQEEIDRILKRQDDGPACSGPEVMKLALEETYVPFAKIMMPGLETLAKEWQPDVIVNDCITFGGALFAHKNNIPCVTTTPVPPDVMGDTENSAPKIFEWQQNLIKQLQKEVGIENEGIFIHSHHLNLIFTSQKFADFDEVPSHMKFVGPVKGRPNPAPFDWDRLNASTTPKIFVSLGTLLVDIRKAFFEKVIAAFANQPVTIIAATPPDIFEEWPSNFIVSSFVPQSALMPHMDAVICHGGFNTVNDTFTNGLPMLITPIAYDHFHIAKLIEKAGCGISIRYKRLRVEALRQTVFELLENPTYRNAAKEVQSSLINAGGNDRAVELLENFVKQSTLIPG, encoded by the coding sequence ATGGCTAAATTTGTATTTATAGTTCCCCCTTTAACTGGTCATGTGAACCCCACATTAAGCATCGGTGCCACTCTTCTGGAAAGAGGACATCAGGTTGCTTGGATAAGTCTTGACCAGAATTTAAAAAATAAACTTCCGGAAGGCGGAGAATTATTATTGATTCAGTACGACCAGACGGATGAAGAAAAAAGAGAAAGTGAAAATTATCTCGATATTATTTCTAAAAAAGTGGTCTATGGAATCGACAGCATCAAGTTCCTTTACGAAGATGTTCTGATTCCTTTAAACAGGCATTGCTATAACGGAATTATTCCTTTATTAAAAGCATATCAACCCGATTTGGTGATTGGTGACCATCAGTTGTTTGCGGCTTCTATTGCTGCAAAAAAATTAGGTTTTCCCTACGCTACAACGGTGACCGCTCCTGCTGCCATCAAAATTATGAGCGAGCTCCCAAAAGTTCATGAATGGGAGGAAAAACAAATCATCGCTTTGCAACAGGAATTAGGCGTTGAAGAAAACCGTGCGCTGGATTGTTCGGATTTACTGACACTGGTTTTAACCTCACAATATTTCTTTGGCGAAATGGATCTTGAGTCGAATTATAAATTTACAGGTCCCGTCCTTACAGAACGCCGTGTTTCTTCTGATTTTGACTGGGAAAAATTCAACAGCAATCCAAGAAAGAAGATTTTGGTAAGCATCGGAACGACTTTCGACCATGAACATAAAAAAGCGTTTTTCCAAAAGGTTGTGAATGCTTTTAAAGATGAAAATTTAACGGTTGTTTTAGTTTCAGATCCTCAGCTTTTCGAGCAATGGCCGGAAAACTTCATGGTCTATCAGCAAGTTCCTCAGTTAGAATTATTACCTCATTTAGATGGTGTTGTTTCTCACGGCGGTCACAATACGGTTTCCGAAACGTTATCAAATGGTTTGCCTTTGGTCGTAATTCCGATTGCGTATGACCAGTCGCATGTTGCGGGACGTGTTGTACGTACCGGAGCGGGAGAACGTCTGAATTTCAACCGATTTAAAGCGAATCATTTGAACGAAGCCGTACACAATATTTTAACCAATCCGGAATATAAAAAAGCGGCAGAAATCGTTCGTGAATCTTTCGTGGAAGCCGGAGGAAGCCAAACAGCAGCCAATTTACTGGAAAATGCCATTTCAAATTCAACTGTGGAAAAAACCAAGTCTAAATTTTTATTTGTTGTTCCTCCATTCTTCGGACACATTAGTCCCACACTAAGTGTTGGAGCAAGCTTAATTGCCCGTGGTCATGAAGTAAAATGGTTCGGAATTACTCCTTTAGACAACAAACATATTCCTGAAGGAGGAAGTTATTTCTACCCTGAACAGGATTTAATTCCGTATCAGGAAGAAATTGACAGGATTTTAAAAAGACAGGATGACGGCCCGGCTTGTTCAGGTCCTGAAGTCATGAAACTGGCTTTGGAAGAAACCTATGTTCCTTTTGCTAAAATCATGATGCCCGGCTTGGAAACACTAGCCAAAGAATGGCAACCTGATGTTATCGTCAATGATTGTATCACTTTCGGAGGAGCACTTTTTGCCCATAAAAATAATATTCCATGTGTTACGACAACGCCTGTTCCGCCAGATGTGATGGGCGATACAGAAAACAGTGCCCCGAAAATTTTCGAATGGCAGCAGAATTTAATCAAACAACTCCAAAAAGAAGTCGGAATTGAAAATGAGGGAATTTTCATTCATTCTCATCATTTGAATTTGATTTTTACATCGCAGAAATTTGCAGATTTTGATGAGGTTCCTTCTCACATGAAGTTTGTGGGTCCAGTAAAAGGGCGCCCGAATCCAGCACCTTTTGACTGGGACAGATTAAACGCCTCAACAACACCCAAAATATTTGTTTCATTAGGAACATTATTAGTAGACATAAGAAAAGCATTTTTCGAAAAAGTCATTGCTGCATTTGCAAATCAACCTGTAACAATAATTGCCGCTACTCCACCGGATATTTTCGAAGAATGGCCTTCCAACTTTATTGTGAGTAGCTTTGTGCCGCAATCAGCTTTAATGCCTCACATGGATGCCGTGATTTGTCATGGAGGGTTTAATACCGTGAATGATACATTTACCAACGGATTACCGATGCTGATTACACCAATCGCTTACGATCATTTTCATATTGCAAAACTGATTGAAAAAGCAGGTTGTGGAATCAGCATCCGATATAAAAGACTGCGTGTAGAGGCGCTTCGTCAGACTGTTTTTGAATTATTGGAAAATCCGACGTACAGAAATGCTGCGAAAGAAGTCCAATCGAGCTTAATCAATGCTGGCGGAAATGACCGTGCAGTTGAATTATTGGAAAATTTTGTTAAACAATCCACTCTAATTCCCGGGTAA
- a CDS encoding alpha/beta fold hydrolase: protein MPIISVNDKKVHIQELNKGAEQTVVLIHGMFSNLSIYYFNIAPILAKHFHVVMYDLKSHGMSERFLDGYDLENMSSDVLALMDALEIEKAHLVGYSFGGLISLKTALKAPNRIDQLVVIEAPDPQDEKARNIIDEYSKEFLEHYVANFTDTTKVQIGKRQMEKNHRMYEFLFNQTTIKADMIKEKHFLSEAGFSELKASALLLYGEDSNCRPTGEWLNTQIGNSELKLISGDHNIPIQEPVLIAETIAYFLSTSLKTLSQNHG, encoded by the coding sequence ATGCCAATAATCTCTGTTAATGATAAAAAAGTTCATATTCAGGAACTCAACAAAGGGGCTGAACAAACTGTGGTGCTTATTCACGGTATGTTCAGCAACCTGTCTATTTATTATTTTAATATTGCCCCGATTCTGGCAAAACATTTCCACGTGGTGATGTACGATTTGAAAAGTCATGGGATGAGCGAGCGTTTTCTCGACGGCTATGATTTGGAAAATATGTCTTCCGATGTTTTGGCATTGATGGATGCTTTGGAAATTGAAAAAGCACATCTTGTCGGGTACAGTTTTGGAGGATTGATTTCTTTAAAAACCGCTTTAAAAGCACCGAATCGCATTGATCAATTGGTTGTTATAGAAGCACCTGATCCGCAGGACGAAAAAGCCCGAAATATTATAGATGAATACAGCAAAGAGTTTCTGGAGCATTATGTAGCTAATTTTACCGATACTACCAAAGTACAGATAGGCAAAAGACAAATGGAAAAAAACCACAGGATGTATGAGTTTTTATTTAATCAGACCACCATTAAAGCGGATATGATTAAAGAAAAACATTTCCTGAGTGAAGCTGGTTTTTCCGAATTAAAAGCTTCAGCATTATTGCTCTATGGTGAAGATTCCAACTGCAGACCAACGGGAGAATGGCTGAATACTCAAATCGGAAATTCCGAATTAAAATTAATTTCCGGAGATCACAACATCCCGATCCAGGAACCTGTTTTAATTGCAGAAACCATCGCTTATTTTTTATCAACATCATTAAAAACCTTATCACAAAACCATGGCTAA
- a CDS encoding phosphopantetheine-binding protein — MDTINTTAKLNHEELFTLLKGFITEVIGEEFVEEMDITPESSFTKDLEMDSIEIVSFSEKIKAHFGDQIDFTGWLSSMDLDELINLDLSMIINYIYECQ; from the coding sequence ATGGACACTATAAACACTACAGCAAAATTAAATCACGAAGAATTATTTACCCTTTTAAAAGGTTTTATCACAGAAGTTATCGGCGAAGAATTTGTAGAGGAAATGGACATTACGCCGGAAAGTTCGTTCACGAAAGACCTGGAAATGGACAGCATTGAAATCGTTTCTTTTTCAGAAAAAATAAAAGCCCATTTTGGAGATCAGATCGATTTCACGGGATGGTTGTCTTCCATGGATCTGGATGAGCTGATTAACCTTGATTTAAGTATGATTATCAATTATATCTACGAATGCCAATAA